Genomic segment of Candidatus Bathyarchaeota archaeon:
GAGAGTGTGGAGAGACCAACTGTATGGCCTTCGCTGCGAGGCTGGTGAACAGGGAGGTTCCCCTTGAGAAGTGTCCTCCCCTTATGGATCCTAGGAATAAGCCATTATATGACAAGTTGTGGGATCTCCTAAGACCACCGATAAGGGCTGTGGAGGTGGGGGTAGGGGAGGGGAAGGTGACCCTGGGAGGGGAATACGTCGTCTACCGCCACGAGCTCACCTACTTCCACCCAACCACCATAGCCATAGATCTGAACGACGAGATGACCGAGGAGGAGATGGAGGCCAGGATAAAGGCTGTGAAGGAGTTCGAGTACGAGTACATAGGTATGAAGCTGAAGCTGGACATGCTAGCCATAAGATCAACATCCAACGATCCAAGTAGATTCGAGGCGGCTGTAAGGAAGACCTGGGAGGCGTCCAAGATGCCCCTGATCCTGTGCTCCCTAGACCCGACGGTTATGGAGCAGGGACTGGCAGCGGTCCCGGACAAGAGGCCCCTCATCTACGCGGCGACCAAGGACAACTGGAGGGAGATGGCCGAATTGGCCATCATGTACGGCTGCCCCCTCGTGGCCTCGTCCCCATTCGACCTCAAGGGATTGAAATCCCTAACGAAGACCCTTCTAGAGTATGGGGTAAAGGATATAGTCCTAGACCCTGGAACCCTCGGATCCGAGGGTCTCGGAGAGACCCTGAACAACTTCACGGCTCTTAGGATTGCAGCGATCGACAGGGGTGACGACCTACTCGGCTTCCCCCTCCTGGGAACCCCGATAACGGTCTGGAGTGAGGAGGCTGAGGATCCCATCATAAACGAGTGGAATGAGGCCATGCTCGCATCAGCCCTGATAGTCCGTTTCGCCGACGCCCTGATAATGCACAGCATCAGCGGTTGGGTTCTCCTCCCCTTGGTAATCCTAAGGCAGAACATTTACACAGACCCCAGGAAGCCTGTCTCGGTTGAGCCCGGGATCAGAAGTTTCGGCTCGCCCAATGAGCTATCACCCGTCCTCCTGACATCGAACTTCGCCCTGACATATTACACGGTTGCCTCAGACATAGAGTCAGCTAAGGTAGACTGCCACTTGGTAGTGGTGGACACGGAGGGCCTATCCGTCGAGAGCGCTATCGCCGGAAGAAAAATGACGGCGGAGACAGTTGCAGAAGCACTGAAGAACTTCAGGGTGGGGGACCTAGTAAAGCATAGGAAGCTCATCCTTCCCGGAAGGGCGGCCAGGATAAGCGGGGAGGTGGAGGAACTCTCTGGATGGAGGGCGCTGGTTGGTCCCCTAGACTCCTCAGGTATCCCAAAGTTCCTTAGTGAGAACTGGAAGCCGGAGATGGATTAAAAAACATCCACCCACTTTCATCAAAAATTCGATTTAAGGAAGGTTAGATTTTCTACATCTAAGAGGCCAGCTGGAAAGGTGAAAGCCTCTGAAGCTCTCAGTCGCCGGTAAGGGTGGAGTTGGGAAGACCTTCATAGCTGCAACTCTCTCGAGGCTCTTCGCCAGGGATGGGTATAATGTCCTGGCTGTTGATGCAGACTCGAACATCAACCTCGCCTCAAGCCTAGGGATACCGCGGGAGGTGGCGGAGAGGATGGTGCCCCTATCTGAGAACTCCAGATTGATAGAGGAGAGGACAGGGATCTCACCAGGGTCTTCTTATGGGGCGATCTTCAGGATGACCCCGACGGTTAACGACATAGTCGACAAGTTCGGAGTTGCTGGCCCAGACGGGGTAAAACTTCTGGTCATGGGAACGGTGAAGGCCGCCGATAAGGGGTGCATGTGCCCAGCCCATGCCCTATTGAGGGTCCTGATGCAGCACCTCCTAATCCAGAGGAGGGATATTGTTATAATGGATATGGAGGCTGGGCTCGAGCATCTGGGAAGGGGGACGGCTCGGAGGATGGACTCAATGCTCGTCGTAGTCGAGCCGGGGATGAAGTCGATCGAGACTCTTCGAAGGATAAAGAGGCTTGCCTCCGAGTTGGAGATAAGGGAGGTTTTGGCAGTGGGGAACAAGATCGGGGGCGAAGATGAGAGGAGGTTTATCGAGGATAGGATGAGGGAGTTAAATATACCAGTAGCCGCCTACATCCCATACGACCAGAAGATAGTTGATGCAGATATTAAGGGCAAATCGCCGTTGGATATCGATGAAAGATCCCCAGCCATATTATCAATCCTAAAACTTAAGGAATTTCTAAAGGAGCGCTACAAACTATGAATGTAAAGAGGTAGATGTTCAGGGAAATTATTTTAGATAAAAATTATAATAATGTATTTTCTACTTGCCTTGGGCTCATTAAATCTTAGCCTTTGATAGCCAATTCGATGAAAAGTTTTATTTACTTATAAATATAAATTAGCTTGGGGTAAGGAAAAAATGGCTGCCCTACAGTCTGGCAGGGTCTCTGGACTCCTAACCCTCATCTACCTGATAGGTATGGTGATATACTTCGCCCTTAGGTCTAGAAAGGGGAGGGTTCCCGGACTTAGGAGGATACCGGGACTTGATGCTATCGACGAGGCTATAGGCAGGGCTGCCGAGATGGGGAGGCCCGTCTTCATCTCCCACGGAATTGGCAACATGACGGATGCCACCTATGGACCCCAGACGATAGCTGGCTTGGGGGTATTAAGCTATGTAGCTGAGAAGTGCGCAGAACTCGGAACAAGGCTCTATGTCCCAGTAAGACAGCTCACGATCTGGCCTATCGCGGTGGAGTTGTGCGAGACTGGCTATAAGAAAGCTGGGCGACCAGAGGACTTCAATCCAACCGATCAGGTGAGGTTCCTCTCCTCAGACCAGTTCGGGTTCTCCTCCAACTATATGGGCTGGATGTGGAGGGAGAGGGCTGCTGCCAATATCATGATAGGGGCCTACTGGGCCGAGTCCCTTCAGCTCGCGGAGACTGGTGCTAGGATAGGAACTGTGCAGGTCGGAGGGACCGCAAACACCCATCAGATCCCCTTCTTTGTCGCCGCCTGCGACTATGCCCTTATAGGGGAGGAGATATTCTGCGCCGGTGCCTATCTATCCAAGGATGCAGAGATGATAGGTAGCCTCGCGGGTCAGGATATGGGGAAGCTTCTCAGCATTGTACTGATCGTTCTGGGGGTCCTACTAGTTACCGCCGGATCGGATATTCTAACCAAGATACTGAGCTGGTGATCGTCATGGCCTGGTACAGAAGGGTCGAGATCCCGATAATTTTAACGATCATCTTCTGCATCTTTCAGGTGGTTCCATACTTCTTCGTGGTCCCAGCTTGGGAGTCGGCCGCAAAGGACTTCGTCGACTGGGACGCGGTGATGGAGACCTTCGCCCTATTCATAGGATTCACCACCCTCCTCATGCTCCATGGGCGGATAGTAGCCCAGAGGAGGAGGGGGTGGTACTGGAGCGCCTGGGTCCTCATAACAATGATAGGGTACACCATAGTGGGGATACCCATTCCATCAATCGGCCTAGGGAAGGGAACTCCCCTGTTCGAGGCGATCAGGCTCTATGTGCTTACACCCCTGAGCGGGGCGATGTATGCCTCCCTCGGATTCTGGATTGCCTCGGCCGCCTATAGGGCCTTCAGGGCTAGAACCATTGAGGCCGGGGTGCTCCTCCTATCAGGCACCCTAGTTATGCTGGCTAACGCGCCCATAGGCACTGCGATCTGGCCCACCTTCACACCCATCAGAAAATGGATATTCGACGTCCCAAACATGGCCACCATGAGGGCTATAACAATAGGAGCAGCCCTTGGAGCTATCGCTCTAGGGGCAAGAACCCTGATGGGGAGGGAGAGAGGGTACTTGAGAGGTGGTGAGTAGATGACCGAGATGGAAGAGAGGAGGGGGAAGGGCTTCTGGGAGAGGCTCCAAGAGGTAGACTCAAGGATAATCTATCTCCTCCTTTGGATAGTCATCCTATGGCCCCTCATAACGCCCTTAGGCCTACCGATATCCATATCCACGGGAACAAGGGAATACTTCCAGGTAATAGAAGACCTCAAGCCTGGGAGTAGGGTGATCCTAAGCTATGATCTGAGCTTCGCAGGTCTTCCTGAGCTTGGGCCGATGACCATTGCAACGCTTCACCACCTCCTAAAGAAGGATATTAAAGTCTACATCTGCGCCTTCTGGGATTCGGGTGCAGACATAGCAGCAGACAACATCAGGGCCTTAGAACCTGAGAAGAATTATGGAAAGGTTTACGGCAAGGACTACATCCACATGGGTTATAACCCGATGAGGGAGGTGGGGATGGCCCAGTTCGCCTCAGATGTCTATAAGGCCTTCCCCGTAGACTACATCTACAAGAGGCCTCTAGAGACCTATGAGATGATGAAGGGGGTCCAATCGGCGAAGGACTTCGACCTACTCATAAGCGTTCAGAGCGGGACACCTGGAAACCCGGAGTGGGTGAGGCAGTGGATAACCCCATACGGCATAAAGTATATAATTGGAATCCTCGGCGTCTCGGTCCCAGAGGTGGCTCCATACTACAACGCTGGCCAGGTTAAGGCCTTCCTCGCTGGGCTTAGGAGCGCCGCGGAGTACGAACTGCTCGCTGGGAGGAGGGGCGCAGCCCTAGCCCAGCAGGACCCCCTCTCCACGACGCACATACTGGTCATCCTCTTCGTCGTCATCGGGAATATAGGCTACTTCTTCACTAGGGCTAGGCCAAGGAGGAGTTAGGTGATAAGGGATGTTGACCGATTGGCTGGCTGGTGTGATCACGACATTAGGCCCCTGGTTCACCGCTTTCTTCCTCCTCTGCATATTCAGCTTCACATATAAGGAGAACCCTTGGTTCAGGTTCGCTGAGGCCACATACCTCGGTGTCGCAACCGCATACACGATAGGGTTCAACCTCGACTGGCTTCTCAGCCAGTGGAAAAGCGTCTGGTCTCTAACCTCAACCAAGATCATGCTTTTCTCATTAGCCCTACTTGTTGGAATGCTATGGTATTTTAGGTTCTCAAAGAAGTACTTCTGGCTTTACAGGATCCCGTTATCCATAGCTGTGGGCACATACATAGGGTTATCCTTGAGGACCATGGTCTTCGCCCAGTTCCTCCACCAGATTAGGGCCACGTTCATACCCCTCGTGGCGAAGACCCCCATGGACACCCTCAATAACATCCTCATCGTGATAATGGTCTTAACAGTCCTCCTATACTTCTACTTTACCCTAGAGCATAGAGGACCATTAAGGTACACTTCTAGAATAGCCCGCTACACCATGATGGCTGGATTCGGCGCTGCCTACGGCGACACCGTAATGACTAGGATGGCCCTCCTTATAGGACAAGCCCGCAACCTCCTCAGCCATCCCCCATCCTTCGCCTCTATAGCCATAGTCATCCTCGCAACCCTCCTAGTGAGTGACTATCTCAGGATGAGGAGAGAACCCAGAGGAGCTAAATAGAGGATCCATTAATTCCTCCTTTTTATCCTCATTTTATGAGGTATGATGATTTGGGTTCTAGAGAGATCGATTTCACCGATCTGGTCATTGGCTCATTCATAGCAGCATTATTCGTCTGGGCTTGGTTGCAGTTATCTAATAATTTGAGGTTCTATGAGGTCCCTGATCATCTCCAGTTCATCTTATCCCTCATGCAGTACGGCTTCTTCTTTTTAGGAGGGGTCACCTCTTCTATAATCATCTCTTTTAAGACTGGATGTCGTGAGGTTAAAGAATTTTTGAAGATAGGCCTGGGGGGATGGATTATATCCACAACCCTCTTCATACCTTGGTCGGAAAATCCTACAATAGGAGCTGTTATAATGACTCTGATAATGTTTCTAACAGGAAGCTATCTAGGGGTTAAAACATTATCTAAAAACTGAAACTCTTGATTAATAAAAAACTAACAGATTATTCAAGATCCATCCAAACATAACCATTTTCATATTTAGATCATTTAGGACTCATCAGTGCGCGTTAAATCCTAGAGGCTATCTTATAATTCATTGCCTTGAAATTTAAGGCTATAAAGGTGAGGACGGCTTACTGGAGGCCTGGAACAGACTACATCATGGAGATTGTTAGGGTGGTTAGGGGCCTGGCTCAAGAGGGGGATATAGTCACGGTCTCTGAGAAGGCGATCTCAACGGCCTCAGGCCTCCTCTTAGACGAGTCGAAGGTAAAACCAGGATGGCTCGCAAGGTTCCTATCTGTTTTCTGGATGAGGAGGATCTGGGGAGGACCCCTAGGAAGGCTCACGAAGCTCAGGGAGAAGACCATAACGAGGCTGAGAGGGTATCCAATCAGGGAGGGGGCGGCTCATAAGCACCTAGCGATTCGATACGTAGGCCTCTTACAGGCCCTCAGGCACTACTCCGAGGGGGGGATCGATGCTAGCAACCTCCCCTACAGCCTTGTGAGCCTCCCCCTCAAGAGGCCATCTAGAGAGGCCGAGAAGATAAGGAACGCTCTTGTTTCCTCAACGGGCTTGAGCCTCTCCGTGATGATAGTGGATGGAGATACGACCTACTCCTGGAGAAACCTCCACCTAGCCCCGAGGAGAGTGGAGATACCAGGCCTCATCCATGTGGGAGGCTTCCTCACCTTCTTAATAGGGAGGACGCTAGGGTTCAAGGCCAGAGCCACACCCCTCGCCATCTCCGGTGAAGACCTGAACCCCGACCTAGCATTGGAACTAGCCGAGGCGGCTCACAGGATCAGAGGACATGGGGCTGGGAGAACCGTTTGGGATATGTCCAAGAGGTTCGGCGTCGGCCCATCCCAAGTGACATGGGAGATGATGGATAGGGCCAACCATTCACCAATAGTCATCCTAAGAAAAACTTGTAAATAAAGAAATTAAAACATCCAATTTCGAACATGAATATTTTCTTATTAGTAATAACTTTTAAGCATATATAAAGAAAACTAACTGATGTTGTAAAAAATAAAGAATGTAAGCGTGAGAATTAAAAAGTTAAGGGATTTAAATAATGATGGTTTTATTCGTTGTCATCGGGTTTATTCTCTTTCTTCACTCTGGTGCGAACCCACTGGAACCTGGAGATATCTCCCACAAAATACCCTTTTTTTCTGTTTTAATTTATTTTTATGATTAAATAAAAACATACCTATGAGAACTTTATGTGTAAAATGTAGATTCGATGAAATTTGCCCAAAATTTTATTCCATTTGGATTCGTTATCAATCTAATCTCCCATAATTTAAATGGGACGACGAATTCAAATTGAATAAAAATGTGGATGCTTAGGATTTATTGTGTTTATGAAATTTTGTTATGAGATGTTTTTTGATGGCGATTATTGTTGTGAATGTGGCTTGCAGCAGCAGGATCAGGGGGACGAGTAGCTGGGCTTCATCTGTGTTCAGGATGATGCAACCTACAGGTGGAGGTGGGAAGAACAAGTCTGCCAATTTGGTAGGGTCATTCCCACTCGCACCTGCAGGCCAGATATATTCACAAACATAGGTATCCTGTATCTGGCTGGCGAAGCCGAGGGTTCTCCCTGGGGTTGTCCCTAAGCCGCTCCACGGATTGAAGGCGAGGGGGAATCTTATTCGGTGGGGTGTCGGGCTGTTTGGGCTTGAAGAGAAGCCTCTGGCGCAACTTAATCTTGTGCCTTTCTGATAGTGGAAATTAGGATCATCCCACTTGAGGCGCAATAAAGTTTAAATCCCACTAAAAAAGGAAAATAACCTGGGTGGGAATTGAGCATTCTGGAGCTGGATAGCAAGGGAAGGCTGACACTTCCAAAGCAGATTCGGGAGTCCCTCCAAATCGGGAGAAAAATTCTGATCATAAACGCTGGGGATCACCTCAAAATAATTCCGCTGCCATCAAATCCACTCCAAATCCTTCACGGCGCATTTAACGTCAAAAAACCATTCAAAGAGTTGAGAAAACAAGCAGAACAGACTGCTGAAAATGAAGCAAGGAGAGAGGGGGCTGACACCGAATGCCCCTGTTAGAAAACGACGTCATCTTCGCATACCTAAACGAGTACGACCCCAACCACACCATCGCTGAAAGGATCTTCCAAAAACTCCAAAACGGAGAGATCAGCGTAGAAATTTCAAGCGTTAGCCTAATCGAGATGGAGCTGATCTACAGAAGCGAAAAAATGGAGGATAGGCTTCTTAAAGACTTGGCAGCAATAGCCGCACTACCTAATGTAAAATATATTGCATTAACACCAGATGTAGCTGTTGCAAGCGTATACTTGAGGCAAAACTTCAACCTAACCTTCTTCGACTCACACTACGCCGCAACCGCACTAAACCTGGACAGAGAAATAATTTCATTTGACCAAGCATACAACAGAGTACCAGGACTAACACTTATAAAACCACAAACAATCTGACCTCTCACAACAAAAACATCAAAGAACTAAAGAAAAACACCTTGAAGCTTAGCAACCTCAAAACAGGCACATACATTAGTAAAGACCTCCATAAAATATAAGTAGATTCGTCAAAGAATCCTCAAGTAAACCCTACCTCGTGACGACAGGTGGGTATATAGAGCAGGCCAGGTGGCTTCTGGAGGGCTCATATCACGAGATGAAGGAGGCTGTTTTGAGGGCTGGGATTGCCAGGTTGAGGGAGGTTGAGATATCTGTTGGGAGGGTGGAGAGGAGCTTAAGGGGTTTAAGAAGAGATATGGGGCTGCGCATGCAAACATTAAGTCAATTAATCGGTTAGAGGAAGAAAGATGAGTGTATTGCTTGTCTGAATCGGTAGCCATACCGAAGAACCTGTTGAGAGACCTTTATGAGGGACTGGCTAAGATTGAAGAGGTTCTCGCGACGATCGAGGAGTTGATGGATGAAGAAGGCCTGGAAAGGATAAGAAAGGCTGAAGAAGAATATCTAAAAGGAGAATATATAAAAAATAAAAAGTGGAAGCGAGATAGAGAAGCTCAATGAGGGAATATCAATTGAGCTATGAAGCAGCCTTAACGAGGAATTTCATTAGAGAGCTGAAGAAAATTCCAGAGGATGTAAGAAGCTGAGTTTTAAGGGCCATCGATGAGATTATAGCAAACCCATTTCTGGACGTTAAACTGCGAGGCGAACTTGAAGAAAGATAGAGATGGAGAATAGGAAGATACAGAATCGTGTATATGATCGACGAAAAACATAAACTCATCGTTTTCTTAGATGTAGGACATAGGTAGTATATATATGAGTAAAAACGAAAAGAGAGGGCTAGGGAGAAGGGTGGAAACCCGAGAACCTTAAAGCTGTCCGGCAAATTGATGGCCATGATAGGCAGGCTACG
This window contains:
- a CDS encoding acetyl-CoA decarbonylase/synthase complex subunit gamma, whose product is MPAKELSPIDVYKLLPGTNCRECGETNCMAFAARLVNREVPLEKCPPLMDPRNKPLYDKLWDLLRPPIRAVEVGVGEGKVTLGGEYVVYRHELTYFHPTTIAIDLNDEMTEEEMEARIKAVKEFEYEYIGMKLKLDMLAIRSTSNDPSRFEAAVRKTWEASKMPLILCSLDPTVMEQGLAAVPDKRPLIYAATKDNWREMAELAIMYGCPLVASSPFDLKGLKSLTKTLLEYGVKDIVLDPGTLGSEGLGETLNNFTALRIAAIDRGDDLLGFPLLGTPITVWSEEAEDPIINEWNEAMLASALIVRFADALIMHSISGWVLLPLVILRQNIYTDPRKPVSVEPGIRSFGSPNELSPVLLTSNFALTYYTVASDIESAKVDCHLVVVDTEGLSVESAIAGRKMTAETVAEALKNFRVGDLVKHRKLILPGRAARISGEVEELSGWRALVGPLDSSGIPKFLSENWKPEMD
- a CDS encoding AAA family ATPase, producing MKLSVAGKGGVGKTFIAATLSRLFARDGYNVLAVDADSNINLASSLGIPREVAERMVPLSENSRLIEERTGISPGSSYGAIFRMTPTVNDIVDKFGVAGPDGVKLLVMGTVKAADKGCMCPAHALLRVLMQHLLIQRRDIVIMDMEAGLEHLGRGTARRMDSMLVVVEPGMKSIETLRRIKRLASELEIREVLAVGNKIGGEDERRFIEDRMRELNIPVAAYIPYDQKIVDADIKGKSPLDIDERSPAILSILKLKEFLKERYKL
- a CDS encoding coenzyme F420-0:L-glutamate ligase gives rise to the protein MRTAYWRPGTDYIMEIVRVVRGLAQEGDIVTVSEKAISTASGLLLDESKVKPGWLARFLSVFWMRRIWGGPLGRLTKLREKTITRLRGYPIREGAAHKHLAIRYVGLLQALRHYSEGGIDASNLPYSLVSLPLKRPSREAEKIRNALVSSTGLSLSVMIVDGDTTYSWRNLHLAPRRVEIPGLIHVGGFLTFLIGRTLGFKARATPLAISGEDLNPDLALELAEAAHRIRGHGAGRTVWDMSKRFGVGPSQVTWEMMDRANHSPIVILRKTCK
- a CDS encoding AbrB/MazE/SpoVT family DNA-binding domain-containing protein, with translation MSILELDSKGRLTLPKQIRESLQIGRKILIINAGDHLKIIPLPSNPLQILHGAFNVKKPFKELRKQAEQTAENEARREGADTECPC
- a CDS encoding type II toxin-antitoxin system VapC family toxin, encoding MPLLENDVIFAYLNEYDPNHTIAERIFQKLQNGEISVEISSVSLIEMELIYRSEKMEDRLLKDLAAIAALPNVKYIALTPDVAVASVYLRQNFNLTFFDSHYAATALNLDREIISFDQAYNRVPGLTLIKPQTI